From the genome of Vicia villosa cultivar HV-30 ecotype Madison, WI unplaced genomic scaffold, Vvil1.0 ctg.001278F_1_1, whole genome shotgun sequence:
atacACAATTTTTAGACCTAAGATGCCTTGCGATGCTTATGAATGTATTAGATATGGTTACCaaatagaaagaaataaaaaCCGCTAGGGAGAAAAGAAAAGACTCCACTAGGAAAGACAAATTCCACTAGGGGAAGAAAACTCCACTGGGAAAACACCTTGCATAGGGAAAGGATAATCATCACCAAGTCATAATCGATGGCATGAGTTATCAACCTTTACTGAAGGTAAACTGATGAAGAAAACACCAACTTCTtattgaaggtgaactaccaacgtttatTGAAGATGGAAACAATGTTTTCAGGATATCAGGAGGTGGAATGAGATGCATGTCGATGAGGGGAGGGTTGTTTGGATAAGAGTGTATGGTGTTTCGGCTCATGTTTAGAATTCATAATTCTTCGTGAAGCTGGAAGATTCACTAGGTTCATTTGTTTGCTTGGAAGATTATACGTTAAAAGGTTCTAATTTTGACATAGCTAGAATCATGGTGATGGTGACTCTATCGTTCAGGATTTCAGATAAAATCTGTGTCTGATAGACGAGAAGGTGTATGATTTTATTCTCAAGGAAGATTCTTATGGTCTAATGCGAATCATCACAAGTAATTCTAAAACTCAAATTACTATTTCTGAGTCTTCTGGATCGGAAGATGAGTTGTCGAACAATTTGTTCGAAGGGGAGGAAGATTATGAAATAGTAGAAATGGTAAATAGTATTGAAGATATATCGGCTCAAGGGGTAACAGGTGAAGCGGATTTGATAACAGGAAGGAAAAAGAAGTAGTTCGGAGGGCAAGATGTTAGGCACGTAACAGGGGAGAAGGAGGTGTGTTCTCCATTTTGTAGTATAAATATAGAGGAACAAGATTCGAACAACCATAGTTAACATACAAGGGTCAAAAAGTGTAGAGCCAGAAGCAGTAGCATATGGGGATGATTCTCATAATTTGGTCTCTACAGAGAACAACCAGACTTTCGTTCATTGCTCGATTACGACTTCTCGAGGCAGAAAAAGATCCAAAAGGGTGAAGTTTAGGAACATGTTGGAGATGGAAGGTACAAGCTGTAAAGTACATTCCAAAATGGAATGGGCATTCAAAGAAAGGGGAAGGCAGGTCTGAAGGGTAAGGTGAATTATTTTCCTTCATGTAGTTCAAAGGGTGGTAGGACGGTTGATTCTAATCTTTTTGTTACTCAATCTAATTTGGTATGGCAACATAGAAGGAGTGTATTGGTTTGTTATGGTGACCAAAAGGAGGAGTCAGACACATGTAGGAATAATGGAAGACAATGGGAGTTCTTGGACAGAGATGTGGGTAATAAATTATGGTCACCGATTGTAGTGTTGGGAGTGGTGGATTCGGAGGGAAGGAACAAATTGGTTATTAGAATCGAGAAATTGGATAATGGTGGAGGTAAAAGGAAGTAAGGTAGGAAGGAGTCTTCAAATTGTTCATAATGATTATCGGGTCTATGAACATAACAGGGGGTGGAAATGCGCTTAAGAGGAGTATGGTTAGTTCCATAATTAAATAGGGTAAGGCAGATATTTTTATGATTCAAGAAACTTAATCGACTAGCTTTCAAGAAAGTTATGCCAAGAGTTTTTAGAGTTGTTCGGATATTGGATTTTCTGATTCTAATTATTTGGGAATGTCGGGAGGTCTCTTAACTCTACGGAAGATTAGTAAAATGGATGCGTTGAATAGCTTTAAAGGGATGGCTTTTTAGGGATCAAAATAATGTGGAAGAATAATATTTATTACGTGGTTAACATATACTCTTCGTGCGACTTaagtaaaaaagaaaagattatGGAACAAATTGTTAGTattgaaggagaaattcaagGATGGAGAATGTATAATGGATAATGGGAGGGGACAGCGAAGctataaaaaatagtagtgaAAGGAAGGGGAGGGCGGAGGTAGTGAGTTATAACAATGCGAAGCTCTTTGCGGAATTCATTAACAAAAGATCCTTGGTGGACATACCTTGTAAAGGAAAAAAACCTAGTGGTATAGCAGAAATGGTAAGTCTATGAGTAGAATTGATCGATTTCTtctttcagaaaatgtggtgaaTAGATGGGGGTGATCGATCTCTTTAtaaagaaatgttgggctttcctTCAAGAAGATTTTGTTCTTTATTTCAAGTGTTTCTATGAAGGAGGAGTGTTATTAAAGGCGATTAATTCTTCTTTTTTGGCTTTAGTTCCCAAGGCTCAAAATCATTTATCCTTGGATGATTATAGACCAACTTGTTTGATGGGGAGTATGTACAAAGTGGTAGCTAAACTTTTGGCGGGAAGATTGAAACAGGACTTGAGTTTGATTATTTCTCCTTGTCAAAGTGACTTCGTTCCATGTTGACAATTGCTTGATGGGGTGTTAGTGGCCAATGAAGTGGTATACTATGCTAGAAAAGTTGGGAGGAattgtttacattttaaagtggattttgaaaaatcTTATGAGAAGGTGAGTTTGAATTTTTTGCGCTATGCGCTAAGGAGAATGGGATGTGGGTTGAagtggatgaagtggatggagttATTGGTGTTCAAAAGCAATATTTCGACGATAGTGAATGGGAGTCCAACCATGGAATTTGAAGGGAGAAGAGGATTGAGACAAGGTAATCCGCTCTTgccttttctttatgttttggtCGCAGAAGGTCTAACGGGGCTAGTTATAAAGTCTATTCGTATAGGGAATCTGGAAGCTTTTCTATCAAAGGATATTGTAGTATGGATATTCTCCAATTTATGGATGATACATTGTTGGTAGGAAAAGGTACTTGGAAACATGTTTCGGAAATAAAGGCGGCTTTGAGGGCTTTTGAACTAGTTTCGGGTCTTGGCATTAATTATCATAAAAGTAAGTTGATTGGTACAAACTCTAGCAATACTTTCTTAGAGACCGCTTCTATTGTTCTTTCTTGTAAGGTGGAAGAtatcaaattctattttctcgATATTCCGATCGggttcaatctgagaaagaaagAGACTTGGAGGCATCTTTTGCAAAAGATGAAGAATCGTTTGGTCAGATGGAAAAATCACTTTCTAAACTTGGGAGGAAGGATAACTCTTTTGAAGTCTATTTTAAGTTCATTAACCATTTTCATTATGTCTTTCTACAAAATGCCGGTGAAGTCAGTGAAAGAATTTAAGAGgcttcaaagtaattttctttggggaGGAGTGGAGGAAAAGAGGAAGATAAATTGGATTAGTTATAAAGATATTAACTTACCTATTGAGAAGGGGGGTTAGGAGTTAAAAATAGTTTGGTTTTCAATTTAGCTCTTCTCAACAAATGGAGGTTAGGATTATTCAAGGTCACGACTCCCTTTGGTACAGTATATTAAAGTCTCGTTATAGAGATTTATCTATCCAAGTTTTTGGTGGTGGAGTTGCTAAGAAAGACACCTTTTCGCGATCTTCTTTGTGGATGGAAATGTTGAAGATTTGGAATATTTCTAGTAATgatcttattttttttaatagtagaTTTTCCATCCATTACCGATTTAACACTCCTTTTTGAAAAGGAAAGTAGTTAGAGGGTAATATTTTGAAGGAGGGGTATCCGGATTTATACTTGGCTTCTAGTTTGAAGGGAATCTTGGTGGTAGGAATGGGAGGGTGGATCGATGGAGAGTAGAGATTTGGAGGTGTAGGTTAATCTGTGACGAAGTCAGCTAATTCAGACACCTTGGACGAATTAGGAGCATTATAGGctagattggaggtttttggggGTTTGTCGGAAGTAAAGATTTGGTTGAGTGGGATTTCAACCGAGAGGAAGTTTTTTGGTAGCTTCTTGTTATGCGCATTATGCTAGTTCGCGTATTCATTTTGGTCCTCCTAATAGAAGTGATGAGGGGAAGGGGTTAGTTCGCGTATTCATTTTGAAGACTTCTTGCTAATTGGCTCCCAACTAAGGACCTTTTTGTGTATAgaggaatttcttttcctttagatagtttaaagtgtgttttttgtggttTAGAATTGGAAAACTGGGAGCTTtccttttttaaatgctttgtggTTAAGAAAATATGGAGGAACATAGCTCTTTGGATAGGAAAAACAGAGGTGGAGGAGGAAGAGTTGTGTTTGtcgaattttatggattgacaCTCGTTTAGTAAAGTTCAAAAGATTAAAGAGAGCAAATTAGTAGTTATTTTGGCTCGCAACTTCATGGACAATTTGGATGCTAAGGAATGAGGTTGGTTTTCGGAataaggaatggaatttagacAATATGGTATGGAATGTTAAAACCTTAGCGTGGAAGTGGTCTTTTTGTGGAGAAATGACTCAACCCGattattctttttaaaaatttAGCAAGGATCATTTACTATTTCTTTCATAATTTTAATTGGTTTCTAATCTCTTTTTGTCGGGTTTTCTCGTTTCTCAGTGTAatcaggttggagaaccctttgtTCTCCCTTATAtaatatcttgcttacacaaaaaaaaaattatataaagaaaAACCTAGAAAATAAATATAGTTAACAAAAGATTACGAATTATTGaacttaatgatttaattaaacgaataagaagtaaaataaaaatatcatatgaTAGACTAGATTattatttgagaaaaaaatttaaaattaaaagaactACAAAATACCTTTTAGAATACCAAaataaattggatttttataaaacgaGGTTAaaagatttaaatgaataaaaaaatatctgTCATTAATATTTGCGACCAAGGAATTAGATACGAAAATAAAAATTCTGTCAATAAAAACTGTCTCTATCACAAATAATTTTGCTGTGAGATGTGCTTAAAGTAGTTTTGAAACATATGTTCACTAGAGACAAAAAATAAACGAAGACATAAACAAAAAGCTTAGCTACACGGTAGAGTATTAGTGCAAGAATTATTCTAGCAAGAACTTAAATTGAAACATGTCTCCGACCTTTTTATCCAAAACAATCACAATAAAAGAATTTCGACATCTAAAATACAGAACTCTAAATCAGAAAATATTTCTCGCATATATGGTACACCTCCTTAAGTCTGAAGATATTATTTACCATTTCTCAAGATTGTCTCCCTCCCGCACTAATGCTTCATTAAGTCCTGCCCAATTGGCTCTGTTCTGAAACATTTTTCAacctttttttttgtaagcaagattCATTAATGATAATTACACGATTACAAAAACTCCGAGAAAGCTAatcgaaaaaaagaaaaattacacaccTTATTGAGGTCAAGTCTTTCGCATCCTCACTAATATTATAACCCCATCTTCTGCTAGAATCACCGACCCTCTAAAAAGACTTTTTTAATAGAGTATGATGAGTAGCTTTGCTAATATCagatttttagacaaaataaaCTAGTTATTTGCGGATAATAAGTTATGGTTATGTTTTTTGAATAACATTAATTTTTTgagttatatattttgatatcattaatatttttcatttgactAATTAATGGCAATGCAAGTGTTAAGAGTAATAAGAAATGgaagaagaaataaaatgaaaatactaTGTATTCAATTTTAGAATTTTGTATTAAAGTGGTATTCTATTGATATAAAGATGGTATCATGTGCAAGAAATTTCATAGACTAAACCGTTGAGTCCTTGATGATCactataattataaaattttccATAATAATAgttgttaaataaaaaattgcaaagaAGAATGTTATTTATTCCCAGAATCAACACTATTATTAAATTTGAAGAACATGACACGACTTTTGAGATTAAATATAGAAAAGAATATAACACATTCAATATTTGTTTCAACTAGATGAAAACACTAattaactataaaaaaaataatgaaaagactACAAACatagaattattttttttttgatggcAAACTGATTATTAATATTGAGGTTTAAAACaatcataatttaaaaagaaCACATAATGTGTCATACTGATAACAAGAAAAGAGAACAAAATACAACATTAAAAAGAGAGCACCAAAATCCTTAAATTCAACCTCGGAATCAGAATAAACATTCAATCCACTTTTAGTTAAGGTGGTTGATAGATTTCTGAAGATAGTAAGAGAAAATACATGAGCACAATGTTGTAATACTCCCTGTGTTAAAATCATAAGTTGTTATAAAAAGCTATCATAGGATCATAAACAACTTGCTTAGCATCAAAAGCCGCAACAAAATCAAGATGTGCATATTCATCTTTATACAATACCACAAGCTTGGTAGCATCATGGTTAATGCTGAGATCATTGAGCAAAACTTTCACATCTTGTACATCGGATAAATAATCTTTCCCTCCATAGCTAATAAAAAGAGGGAAGTCTTTTGGGATCTTAGTCATGTCATAAGTTGGAGGAACCATTTGTCTATAGTGTAGTGTATTTAGAAATTTGTAATCATACTTTGCTATCTGTCCTGTTCGGATCACTAAAATTCCATAACAAAAATCTGTTAGTCATAATTACAGATGCATAAAAATCAAATGATATAGAGACTAATTTATATActttaatttatcatttttttaaacgTAGAATATCGAAGCCAATTATATCATGAGAACAATATTAtactttatttaaaataaatgtgaTAGTATGCAGTACATATGCACAGTAATTGTGTATACAAATTAaacttaaatatattttcatatcaatagtttaaaaattcaattaaaggaTTCAAATAAGtagttttaaaatttaatgtgaccaaaatataataaaaaaattcaccGTAatccttgcttacacaaaaaaaaaaatttatctcAATATATGTTCGATCAAACTTGacaaaaaaaacattaaagaTAGATATTGATATTAACTTATTATATCTTATAATTTCACCAAATAATGACTGAATTTTTATATGATACAATTATCTTACTTCATTTATTATATATCCTGCATACTAAATGAGTACTAAATCACTGTAGAAGATTTCAAGAAAAATCGAAGCTATTACATATTTGTTTACCATATTgagaattattttttataaaataaataaaaaaactaagaaTGATTTTTTCTCCAAATAAAATTTCGAAAACTTCttaacaaatttatttattcaaaaaatcatttttatttttaaaacttcaaCAGACCAGTCTTTATAATCAATACAAGCACAaagaaatttcaatttttttttattattagacttACTTTGAGATAGATGGATCATGTTCTTTGTCGATGTTGGGTGTAGTTCGTGTTGAAAAAATAAGTGCACTCTAGAAGCATTTACGCAGCAATTCGGACCTATACAATTTAAAATTATGTAATACAAAAAGAATATCATTAAGTATGGTTATAATACCTTATATTTACATAATAGTTAAAATGGAATTTTATCACCATTCCATTAGTAACAAATTACCAGTGATCAATGAGATTATGTCTCCGCAAGATAGCTTTAGAGTGGAGCATATTCTATCCATACGTTTTGTTAGTTCCCTCCTGATCATTAATTAGAAAGCATATTGTATATTATTTGTATTGTTGTTTTTATTAGTTTAACTTTTTTTccacaaatgaaaaattataacaaatattCAGTAAAAGTAGAAGGAAGAGTAATTTATCCTCTTACGAATAAGGAATGAATTCACGCAAACCTAACCAGTACACATCctgtaatataaaaaaaaaagtgttattTTCACAAGTGTGATCATGATTAGATTTTATTATACACATACCTCAAAATAAATACTTGCAtaaaattaatctattttttttcCATGTGACTCACATTAGCTAAAAAAAGTTGTGCAGCAAGTTTTGTTACTTGTGAAGCAACATGATTCATATGAGCAATTGGACTTAGTAATGCAGCTGATCTCAACATATTCAGAAGTTTCCCTTGAGATAAATTAACCAAAGCCACTAAAGTACCCTGAAATTATTAaatcattaatttatttttacaaactaattgaaaatattataaataaataatgaattaGGGTTAACTAACCTGAGAATGACCTGCATAATGCATTTTTTGACCAGTATGATTGAACACATATTCTACTGATGCAGGAAGATCATAACCAGCTAGTTCATCCCATGTCCATTCCCAATAAGCCTAATAATGAATTAACTCAAGAATTAAACTAAAATTTCTATATTGATCAATTATTCTAAATTTCAAATTATTGTATATAAGGTGAAAACCGCGTCATTAGGAGTTAATGATGTGTGTCCAGTGCTATATTTTGTGCCACGACCATTAACAAGCCACACATCAAATCCATTGTCTGCTAAAATAAATCCCAATGATTCTTCGGGAGAATTGAGCATCCATACTACAGCATCCTGAAATATTGTATAGGAGTTAAATTTCTATACATGATTGTAAATTGTATATCTATCTGTCTATTGGGTAAATAAAACTTACACATAAGAGACCGTGTTGTAGTAGCACAGGTGGCTTGTCGGCTTTCTTACCGGACCGTCCAGTCGAGATTCTTTGCAGGCTCAAGATGTAACCATCATTTGTTATTACCTAAGTCATTAACGCAAAAAAAATTGATATCAAGTATgtgttattaattaattaaacaattgttAGTGATCATTTTTCGAATTTGTGGATAATGAAATGGCATGTGGAATGAAAATTTCTAGTTGTAATATTTAGTTACCGTATGTTCTTCACATTTGTAACCTTGTGTCTCTACCAAAGTCTTGCAGATGCCATCCCCATTAACTTGGGAGAGTGCTGAAAAATCATTGGAAAATGACTTTCTTTCGTGTGCGGCTGCTGTTATGCAAATCAAGATTATTGAGATAAGACTAATTTCTACATTGTTGGCCATTTTGAAtggtaaatataaatatatagaaATATAAAAGAGAATATTGAACTTTTTCATTAATGGCAGATATATATATACATAGAAGAGTAGAGAAAACTCAAACTGAATACAACTACAACCCATTAATCAAACAAGGGGCACCAGAGATTCTAAAAAATAGAAACACTAAAGACAACCAATCAActaaaaaacaaagaaataaaacaaaaaccgATAAAAATACGAACCAATAAAAAAACCTCCCAAGAAAATTAGTTAAAGGAAAACAAATAAGGCTACCGGGCCAGAGAGCATAGTAATTATTTATGGATGATCATAACTATAGTAATTGCATATGGCTATGTTCTTTTTAACATAttgtaaattaataaaataatatttaactcATCAAAATCAATTAAACTATTTTAGTCAATCAATATACATAATCATGATCATTCAAAAGCAATTAGGATCAATTAGTCAAGACCCTCGATTAATTTTTAAGAAAGTTTGACTTTTAAGAATATGATTAAATTTATTAGtttaattataaaattgatatgatttattaaaatatacTTATTATTTATAGTTATCGatgtaattaaataaacaaaaataaactaTAATGATAAAGTTATATTGTAAAgagaattaatttaaaaaataataataataatgaaatattTTTCATGAAACATAATTGTTAATTTCAAATGTGAgtttattgaaaataaattatagtTATTTTCTAAATTTGGATTTGTCGGGAATATTGGTCTTGGATTGGAGGAGTATGTATTTAGTCtgtttctttataatttatgtaatTTGAAATAGATAAGAAATCTACCTACATACAATGTTAACATACATTGTTATAAGTATATCTGACATCTctacaaaatttaaataaatgaataatatccttcaatattttattattctaaaattttacactaaaaaaaaacattaaataagAATTTAAAACTGCATAATAAAGTTCAAAATGTAAATACCACATCTTTTTTAAATATAGAAGAAAACAATGAATGCATACTACATTTTATGTAAATAatgcaaaaaaaaacaaatcaatttaTACGACATATTTTTACAAAAATGAGAGAAACCTCGTCATGACcacacattttttataaatatatgaaAAACACACAAAATCATTCATATTTATGGATTCTTTTGTTTTTCAAAGAAGCAATAAAATTATTTCTTCATAATATAATTAACATAAACATGTATAAATAAAAACGTGAGTCAATACAAAAAAAATGATTGTTTAATATATTAGGCAAGAAAGGCAATATGAACTTTTCACCCATTTTATATGGGTCTCATCTAAATTCCTCGAGATAgatacaaattataaattttgaagACATATTATTTGTGTCCACTTATTAAATTAGTAAGATTCATTAATGATATGTGTTTATCTTGAGAAAAATGGACATAGGAGTTTTAAATTTAGAGTGAACACACCTAAATTCGAGAGAAGTAGTAGTAGAGTTTGATCTATGGAGGATGGTGCTAGCGTGCAGTTGAGACGTAGAGATCAAATGGTTAATAGGAAACGTGTGTAAAGTTCTGCTCCAAAAAAATTTGTAAATGTGATAAAAGACacggttttttttttggaaagaaaATCTCATTCAATAGATAAAGAAGGGAGAATACAACCATGGATGAGGAAATAGAGTTAAGACATTCCCCAACCACAAGATAACAACAATACAAAAGATTAAGCCAAATAAGCTACGGATATCGACCACCTTAAAGAGATTAGAAACCCAAGGAGAAGTATCAATCCAAACCTTAGATCCAAGCAGCCAAGTAAAAATATTCCGCAAGAGTCAAATGAGTTGAGGAACCACAATCTTTAAATCTTTTCAATTAAGGAACATATCTTTAACTTTACCACGCGCAAATCGATTATACGGGCTTCCAAGATTGAACAAACTCACGATTTGTGGCGGAGTCAATTGTTGACCGAAAGGACGAGGTTGATTTGCACCATTCCTAAGTAAAAACCCCCCTCAAAAGCAAAACTTCAACATCCAAGCTTCTTTGAGGCAAATCCACAAACACCTTgaacactgtcataccccaatttttgaccttaaaatcatacatcaattgcatattaATCAATAATCAGGAGCACCATTGTGGAGCTCTACCTTTGATATTGTGATTGTctttgaggggaatcatcaagcatttttagatttttatttgttcatactaacccaaaatcaaaaaatatgtgttttgtctcttttgtttatattttacaggtaaaagatcgggtaaaaatcaaaacagtgcaagaaagcaaatttttgaaaatttgaagaaggaaatcgatttacctaagaAGGAATCGATTTCCCTGAggcgaaaattcaaaaaatataaggagggaagcttgacatcattttggcacctttttatttgatcattttaccaattttccacctcaccaaaaattaatcccttcattaaacccacttaaaccccattttaccatttttaccatttaaataccaattaaacacaagttaattaaccaagagcaaatgaccaaattgccactactcttgctctcatcctataaatagaggtctctactctctcatttctcaagcttggagagccaaaaaattgcttgcaaattcatttctcaccctttctaaaaccctcacccaaagttcattctcatagaattagtgagattcacattgaatcttactaattttaAACTAAACcttctacatttctctcttttctttgttttttcatctccaattttgaaggatctacacactttgtgcttgttcttgaagttacttcaacatttgtttcaagaattggtaaattcctaaattctaagatgtagatctttgttgcttgtgttcaatgcatctttgatgctatattggtcatatttgatggtgaattgatggaaaattcgtgctcaagttgatgtgtgaccataaggtgtttgtatatttgttcaaatcaagtttcatgcctttaaatgatgtttttactgaaatttgcactggtgaaatcgatttccttaaggctgaaatcgatttcatgctgtacgtaacttgttttttttttttgaaaactgcactatggaaatcgatttccccctgcatgaaatcgatttcctgctggtagaatgtggttttttgcctttttctcAACATGTTTTGGTATCTCTTCTTCCTATACTTCCTTGATTATGTGCTTGTGTAATTTTCATTGGTCTCTTTTATTTCTTGTGATCG
Proteins encoded in this window:
- the LOC131634285 gene encoding uncharacterized protein LOC131634285, with amino-acid sequence MDILQFMDDTLLVGKGTWKHVSEIKAALRAFELVSGLGINYHKSKLIGTNSSNTFLETASIVLSCKVEDIKFYFLDIPIGFNLRKKETWRHLLQKMKNRLVRWKNHFLNLGGRITLLKSILSSLTIFIMSFYKMPVKSVKEFKRLQSNFLWGGVEEKRKINWISYKDINLPIEKGG
- the LOC131634286 gene encoding triacylglycerol lipase 2-like, which codes for MANNVEISLISIILICITAAAHERKSFSNDFSALSQVNGDGICKTLVETQGYKCEEHTVITNDGYILSLQRISTGRSGKKADKPPVLLQHGLLCKFNSYTIFQDAVVWMLNSPEESLGFILADNGFDVWLVNGRGTKYSTGHTSLTPNDAAYWEWTWDELAGYDLPASVEYVFNHTGQKMHYAGHSQGTLVALVNLSQGKLLNMLRSAALLSPIAHMNHVASQVTKLAAQLFLANDVYWLGLREFIPYSRELTKRMDRICSTLKLSCGDIISLITGPNCCVNASRVHLFFQHELHPTSTKNMIHLSQMIRTGQIAKYDYKFLNTLHYRQMVPPTYDMTKIPKDFPLFISYGGKDYLSDVQDVKVLLNDLSINHDATKLVVLYKDEYAHLDFVAAFDAKQVVYDPMIAFYNNL